A stretch of Dromaius novaehollandiae isolate bDroNov1 chromosome 8, bDroNov1.hap1, whole genome shotgun sequence DNA encodes these proteins:
- the CDC14A gene encoding dual specificity protein phosphatase CDC14A isoform X1, with protein sequence MYQTTGLPLPSAIPKNWPVVVMDIQDCFFSIPLAPQDKARFAFTLPSENLQEPAARYQWTVLPQGMKNSPTICQAAVAKVLQPVRAQFPRALIIHYMDDLLIAAETQQETDQAEQAVINCLNEAGLYVQKAKTQRGESVDYLGTTILPRAVVPQPIKLNKEIRTLHDVQQLVGALQWLRGLIGIPKEWMEPLFELLKGHKPWEPRQMTPNALEALRKIEDLMAKGGVTRYDPARPINLYVAVTRTGAIGVLGQGTPERPEVVWWIVSNQISTAYVTIVTALAQMIQKGRTATVRHFAKEPESIYLPVKRSQWDSVVQKQDSIAIALEGFPGTIRLSPVLEMYTHLTVLRPHLKARVLQRPAPGRTVFTDASSVTRAAVVVWQDQKAQWHRVKISEPDSSVQHLEARAVAQALQMWPEEHLNVVTDSMFVFKLLHNMSLPGWAGSPIALMLEEALQQRRATASVIHVRSHEAIQGVYQEGNNKADQAAKGVWTVAEARQVHDLLHVGAKALAKSCNIPLTTAREVVAACPYCQKTPLWGAGINPRGLKGNQIWQTDFTMCQRLRPRPWLAVTVDTHSGIIVATQHKRVTARAAQLHWHTAMAWLGAPETIKTDNGTCFTAQSTREWAVRWGIKLVHGIAYNSTGQAIVERANRTLKQRIEILGEGEGYTQRIPAHKQSEIIMRALFGLNQFIRGEENKTPAEKHWVVRAMHEGPDVKVRIPEKGEWEEGWQLVTQGRGYAAVRQGEMVRWVPMKWVRPDLRARTRQEAESQVN encoded by the coding sequence atgtatcaaacaacagggttgccactaccatcagcaataccaaagaattggccagttgtggtgatggatatccaagattgctttttctctataccattagcccctcaggacaaagctcgatttgccttcacactgccctcagagaatctgcaggagccagcagcacgatatcaatggacagtcctcccgcagggtaTGAAAAATTcgcctacgatttgtcaggcggcagtagctaaggtattgcagccggtaagagcgcagttcccacgcgcgcttatcatccattacatggacgacctcctaatagctgcagagacccagcaagaaaccgatcaggcagaacaggcagtaattaactgcctaaatgaagcgggattgtacgtccagaaagcgaagacacaaaggggagaatctgtcgactatctgggaaccaccatcctccccagagctgtggtcccacagccgataaagctcaataaagagatacgaacgttgcatgatgtacaacaattggttggagctctccaatggctgcgagggctgataggtattcccaaggagtggatggagccactgttcgagttgctcaagggccacaaaccctgggaaccgaggcagatgacaccgaacgcgttagaagccctccgaaaaatagaagatctcatggcaaagggcggagtaacgagatacgacccggccagaccaatcaatctgtacgtggcagttacaagaacaggagccataggcgttctaggacaagggacaccggagcgtccggaagtcgtatggtggatagtgtcaaaccaaataagtacggcatacgtcacaatcgtaacagcgttggcacagatgatacagaagggacgaaccgccaccgttcggcacttcgcgaaggagcctgagtccatttacctgccggtaaaaaggagtcaatgggacagcgtggtccagaaacaagatagtatagcaatagctttagaaggattcccaggaacaatcagattatcacctgtgctggagatgtatacacacctcaccgtccttcggccccatctgaaagcccgagtgctacagcgacctgcaccagggcgcacagtgttcaccgacgcgtcatcggtgaccagggcagcggttgttgtgtggcaagatcaaaaggcccaatggcaccgagtgaagatcagcgagccggacagtagcgtacagcatttagaggcccgagctgtggcgcaggcattgcaaatgtggccagaagagcatttgaatgtagtgacagactccatgttcgtctttaaattgttacacaacatgtcattacccggatgggccggatcgcccattgcgctaatgctagaagaagccctacaacaacggcgggccactgcctctgttattcatgttcggagtcatgaggcaatccaaggagtgtaccaagaaggcaacaataaagccgatcaagcggccaaaggtgtgtggacagtcgcagaagcaaggcaggtgcacgaccttctccatgttggtgcaaaagcactggcaaaaagctgcaacatccccctcaccacggctcgtgaagtggttgcggcttgcccatattgccaaaaaacccccctgtggggcgccggcatcaaccccagggggctgaaaggaaaccaaatatggcaaacggacttcacaatgtgccagcgacttcgaccacggccctggctggctgtcacagtagacacacacagcggtatcatcgttgcgacccaacataaacgagtcacagcgcgggcggcacagttgcattggcacacggcaatggcctggctgggtgccccagaaactattaaaacagacaacggcacgtgtttcacagcgcaaagcacgagagaatgggccgtacggtggggaattaagctagtgcacggtattgcctataatagcacaggtcaagccattgtcgagcgagcaaaccgcactttaaagcaaaggatcgagattcttggggagggggaaggatatacacaaagaatccccgcgcacaaacaatcagaaataattatgcgcgccttattcggtctgaatcagttcatcaggggggaggagaacaagacgccagcggaaaagcattgggtggtccgagcgatgcacgagggaccagacgtaaaggttcgaatcccggaaaaaggggaatgggaagaggggtggcagctggtaacccaaggacgagggtatgcagcggtcaggcagggagaaatggtaagatgggtccctatgaagtgggtacgcccagacctcagggcaaggacaagacaggaagcagagagtcaggtgaattaa